A genomic stretch from Nilaparvata lugens isolate BPH chromosome 8, ASM1435652v1, whole genome shotgun sequence includes:
- the LOC120352731 gene encoding uncharacterized protein LOC120352731, with protein MAYASIEKLKESLNKVSHFNNGINMANIISHDDELQRYETLYDNTDNANDYLRLLGLEPVEDIVRPTYKYHENGRPRAPRGRGRYLEEATEEAGYYNKQKRRDENLKRQMSEAGIDSFANSDLKQYFLDTYKEKDGENEDYYFQDTESSTISSEDEPLAWVKPSNSNDNFSGGTNNWGTGSRYNSDVDSREINDGLSSKSSNSSSVENEGGVRRRVKTEVYVPPHARRLEGSLKTGVYKPPNPRKTENKSSLHEPRVYIPPHARETENEGEPVAEASVVNNEYAELIKKAEEKRKLSQKSFAMPVTRKKSASELLADPGWDDKPKVEKPVPRCRNAVVLQFLKNLAPERKAVMIPAGAEQENWGDMGIASGSSSPSREPTPVSFLCDKTPVARRLIESFIPDESTYSFVPKEPKPRNYFSLGDFIVDKPPKKKSPK; from the exons ATGGCGTACGCTTCAATCGAAAAACTGAAAGAATCATTGAACAAGGTGTCTCATTTCAATAACGGCATAAACATGGCCAACATCATATCTCATGACGATGAGCTACAGCGATACGAAACTCTTTACGACAACACTGATAATGCTAATGATTATCTAAGATTATTAGGACTTGAGCCGGTTGAAGACATTGTCCGTCCCACTTACAAATACCATGAG aaTGGACGACCTCGTGCTCCACGGGGACGGGGAAGATATTTGGAGGAGGCCACTGAAGAGGCTGGATATTATAATAAGCAGAAGAGGAGGGACGAAAATTTGAAGCGACAAATGTCTGAG GCGGGAATCGATTCCTTCGCAAACAGCGATCTGAAACAGTATTTTTTAGACACTTATAAGGAGAAGGATGGTGAAAATGAGGACTATTACTTCCAAGACACGGAATCATCTACTATTTCATCCGAGGACGAACCTTTAGCTTGGGTGAAACCCTCTAATTCCAATGACAATTTCAGCGGAGGTACAAATAATTGGGGAACTGGGTCGAGATATAATAGCGACGTCGATAGCAGAGAAATAAATGATGGACTTTCTTCGAAGAGTTCTAATAGTAGTTCAGTTGAGAATGAAGGGGGAGTTAGAAGACGTGTCAAAACCGAAGTTTACGTTCCCCCTCATGCTAGGCGACTGGAAGGTTCACTGAAAACCGGAGTTTACAAACCTCCAAATCCTAGGAAAACTGAAAACAAAAGTTCACTTCATGAACCCAGAGTTTACATACCTCCACACGCGAGGGAAACTGAAAACGAAGGTGAACCCGTAGCGGAGGCCTCTGTTGTAAACAATGAATACGCGGAACTGATCAAGAAAGCGGAAGAAAAACGGAAATTGTCGCAGAAATCTTTCGCGATGCCGGTCACGCGGAAGAAATCTGCGTCGGAATTGTTGGCCGATCCCGGCTGGGACGACAAGCCGAAAGTGGAGAAGCCTGTCCCGCGGTGCAGGAATGCCGTCGTTTTGCAGTTTTTGAAGAATTTGGCCCCGGAACGTAAGGCGGTCATGATTCCGGCGGGAGCGGAGCAGGAGAATTGGGGTGACATGGGAATAGCGTCTGGCAGCAGTAGCCCGTCCAGGGAGCCTACACCAGTTAGTTTCCTCTG TGACAAGACACCGGTAGCTCGCCGCCTCATTGAGAGCTTCATTCCCGATGAATCAACTTATAGCTTCGTTCCCAAGGAACCGAAGCCGAGAAACTACTTCTCACTGGGAGATTTTATCGTGGACAAGCCTCCCAAGAAGAAATCGCCAAAATAA